A single genomic interval of Porphyromonas sp. oral taxon 275 harbors:
- a CDS encoding O-methyltransferase, which yields MTLLEQRLEDYILAHTTPESELRQRLARQAHVQLLRARMLSGPLQGGLLQMLCRMKGARYVLELGTYTGYAAHCMAEVLPPGGEVHTIESDDEMEDFIRGFIAEAPWGERIKLHLGDALELLPALVERYAFDLVYIDANKRQYLDYYELLLPHLPSGAIILADNTLWDGKVVADPLPTDAQTQSILSFNRHVQEDPRVENLILPLRDGLSIIYKK from the coding sequence ATGACGCTCCTAGAGCAGCGCCTCGAGGACTATATCCTAGCGCATACGACGCCCGAGAGTGAGCTGCGTCAGCGGCTCGCCCGACAGGCGCACGTGCAGCTCCTCAGGGCGCGTATGCTCTCGGGACCGCTGCAGGGAGGCCTCTTGCAGATGCTCTGCCGCATGAAGGGCGCCCGCTATGTCCTCGAGCTCGGTACCTATACGGGCTATGCGGCGCACTGCATGGCCGAGGTGCTCCCCCCAGGCGGAGAGGTGCACACTATAGAGTCGGACGATGAGATGGAGGACTTCATCCGCGGCTTCATCGCAGAGGCGCCCTGGGGTGAGCGGATCAAGCTGCACCTGGGCGATGCCCTCGAGCTGCTGCCGGCGCTGGTGGAGCGCTACGCCTTCGACCTCGTCTACATCGATGCCAACAAGCGCCAGTACCTCGACTACTACGAGCTCCTCCTGCCGCATCTGCCTAGTGGTGCCATCATCCTAGCCGACAATACGCTCTGGGATGGCAAGGTCGTAGCCGACCCGCTGCCGACGGATGCCCAGACGCAGAGTATCCTGTCCTTCAACCGCCACGTGCAGGAGGATCCTCGCGTGGAGAACCTCATCCTCCCCCTACGTGATGGGCTGAGCATCATCTACAAGAAGTAG
- a CDS encoding 4-hydroxy-3-methylbut-2-enyl diphosphate reductase, whose amino-acid sequence MTYPTIEIDQQSGFCFGVINAVKHAEQQLEKDKKELYCLGDIVHNSQEVDRLQAKGMQTIDYDTFRQLEGKRVLFRAHGEAPAIYQMARERNIELVDATCPVVLALQKKVRKKFVELDPIGGQIVIYGKKGHAEVNGLVGQTEGKAIIVQYPEDVEQIDFARPVALFSQTTQSLTGFLELIDTLRDRMQEGARFEYQDSICRQVSNRMPHIQDFASRHELVFFVAGAKSSNGKVLFSYCLKGNERSIFVSSPDELTADMLQPLPASIGICGATSTPMWQMEEVAARIRELLGMPSPTTQA is encoded by the coding sequence ATGACCTACCCCACGATAGAGATAGACCAGCAGTCGGGCTTTTGCTTCGGCGTGATCAACGCTGTCAAGCATGCCGAGCAGCAGCTCGAGAAGGACAAGAAGGAGCTCTACTGCCTCGGCGACATCGTCCACAATAGCCAGGAGGTCGACCGCCTGCAGGCCAAGGGCATGCAGACCATCGACTACGACACCTTCCGCCAGCTAGAGGGCAAGCGCGTCCTCTTCCGTGCGCATGGTGAGGCGCCTGCGATCTATCAGATGGCACGCGAGCGTAATATCGAGCTCGTCGATGCTACCTGCCCCGTGGTGCTCGCGCTGCAGAAGAAGGTGCGCAAGAAGTTCGTCGAGCTGGATCCCATCGGAGGGCAGATCGTTATCTACGGCAAGAAGGGCCACGCTGAGGTCAATGGCCTGGTCGGGCAGACGGAGGGCAAGGCCATCATCGTGCAGTACCCCGAGGATGTCGAGCAGATCGACTTCGCACGTCCCGTGGCGCTCTTCTCCCAGACGACGCAGTCGCTGACGGGCTTCCTCGAGCTGATCGACACGCTGCGTGATCGTATGCAGGAGGGGGCTCGCTTCGAGTATCAGGACTCGATCTGCCGCCAGGTGTCCAATCGTATGCCGCATATCCAGGACTTCGCTTCGCGGCATGAGCTGGTCTTCTTCGTCGCTGGGGCTAAGAGCTCCAATGGTAAGGTGCTCTTCAGCTACTGCCTCAAGGGCAATGAGCGCAGCATCTTCGTCTCCTCCCCCGACGAACTGACGGCCGATATGCTGCAGCCGCTGCCGGCGAGCATCGGCATCTGTGGCGCCACCTCCACGCCTATGTGGCAGATGGAGGAGGTAGCAGCGCGCATACGCGAGCTCCTCGGTATGCCTAGCCCCACGACGCAGGCATGA